A genomic stretch from Spirochaetota bacterium includes:
- a CDS encoding tetratricopeptide repeat protein: MVTFLVAATIIIGGVVLYLMYIKPKLDPSFRAAAYEKQNMVYEAIIEYKKVLDQRPKDFMAHYRLANLYLQLNEIDQAILHLERVIEINKYNYEIDRLDIEKKLADSYYRRDDVEKAFQTYLDILSVYPGDPDALYHAAFISLGQEEFDFAQKHFERLVKVNKNDFEVFFGAGICSYQNQKLNEAINNFKLAVSINPYSDAANLAMAFANQKKRDFKQAIPYAIALRDRTPDASVKYLALRLHAFLLLQAKKNEEALKVFQEVVDFTRENDMQNELMLALFDIGYANLRSERSTQALEYWNELYRIDKTYNDIYRLVTQLRREIDIDLKSLRDDFEISIMDNIDEWIQNPFPATFLWDICGLKSERKLDLKNIMVTARIARTREGEGTPLAADGDTMELIDKFCQLDSENFRIIANRVVGKMGYKVDQILQTYREADGVDFMAYDAATKDKTLVWVRRWTKTMVGEIPLRNFAQAINDAKAKKGLLVTASDLTEPAKANLDKLPKVNVIFPEELGVHLKGII, translated from the coding sequence ATGGTGACATTTCTTGTAGCGGCGACAATCATAATAGGCGGCGTGGTGCTGTACCTGATGTATATCAAGCCCAAACTTGATCCCTCTTTTCGCGCGGCCGCCTATGAAAAGCAGAACATGGTATATGAAGCGATCATTGAGTATAAAAAGGTCCTCGATCAGCGTCCTAAGGATTTCATGGCCCATTACCGGCTTGCCAACCTGTATCTTCAACTGAATGAAATCGACCAGGCCATCCTGCATCTCGAACGGGTGATCGAAATCAACAAGTACAATTACGAGATTGACCGGCTCGACATCGAGAAAAAGCTCGCCGACTCCTATTACCGCAGGGACGATGTAGAAAAGGCGTTTCAGACATACCTGGATATCCTGAGCGTTTACCCCGGGGACCCGGACGCGCTTTACCACGCCGCCTTCATTTCACTGGGGCAGGAGGAGTTCGATTTCGCGCAAAAGCATTTCGAGCGACTGGTAAAGGTGAACAAGAACGATTTCGAGGTTTTTTTCGGGGCGGGCATATGTAGTTACCAGAACCAGAAGCTGAACGAGGCCATCAACAATTTCAAGCTTGCGGTTTCGATCAATCCCTATTCGGACGCGGCGAATCTCGCGATGGCGTTTGCCAACCAGAAGAAACGGGACTTCAAGCAGGCCATTCCCTACGCGATCGCGCTCAGGGACCGGACCCCGGATGCCTCGGTAAAGTACCTCGCACTTCGCCTGCATGCGTTTCTTCTGCTCCAGGCGAAAAAGAACGAGGAGGCGCTGAAAGTCTTCCAGGAGGTCGTCGATTTTACGAGGGAAAACGATATGCAGAACGAGCTCATGCTGGCATTGTTCGATATCGGCTATGCAAATCTCAGGTCCGAACGGTCCACGCAGGCGCTTGAGTACTGGAACGAACTGTACCGCATCGATAAAACGTACAACGATATCTATCGTCTCGTCACCCAGCTTCGCCGGGAGATCGATATTGACCTCAAGAGCCTGAGAGACGATTTTGAAATCTCGATAATGGACAATATCGACGAATGGATACAGAACCCGTTTCCGGCGACCTTCCTCTGGGATATCTGCGGACTGAAAAGCGAGCGCAAGCTCGATTTGAAAAACATCATGGTAACGGCACGCATCGCGCGGACGCGGGAGGGAGAGGGAACGCCCCTTGCCGCGGACGGTGATACGATGGAGCTCATCGATAAATTCTGCCAGCTCGACAGCGAAAATTTCAGAATTATCGCAAACAGGGTGGTGGGGAAGATGGGCTATAAGGTTGACCAGATACTTCAGACGTACCGTGAAGCGGACGGGGTGGATTTCATGGCGTACGACGCGGCCACCAAGGACAAAACCCTGGTGTGGGTGAGGCGATGGACCAAAACGATGGTGGGGGAGATACCGCTCAGGAATTTTGCGCAGGCGATCAATGACGCCAAGGCGAAGAAGGGGCTTCTCGTCACTGCATCAGATCTTACCGAACCCGCCAAGGCGAACCTCGACAAGCTCCCCAAGGTGAATGTGATATTCCCCGAGGAACTTGGCGTACACCTGAAGGGGATCATCTAG